In one window of Kitasatospora sp. MMS16-BH015 DNA:
- a CDS encoding MarR family winged helix-turn-helix transcriptional regulator yields MAQQPPFEATGPLDGTAPHRPADPPDVPDVPDVPEGDALSGALRQVLTLTQLSRAALAERLRMPRSHVEAVEHVIMAQGAGAPIGPVELSRRLGVTSAAGTQSVNRLVTDGHLTRAPHPEDGRRQVLDVTDSGFRHVMGELAPLLGLLVHAADDLDDQERAAAQRYLERVAAAYRRYLAADTDTDADTGAAPGAG; encoded by the coding sequence ATGGCGCAACAACCACCTTTCGAAGCCACCGGCCCTTTGGATGGCACCGCGCCGCACCGACCCGCCGACCCGCCGGACGTGCCGGACGTGCCGGACGTGCCGGAGGGTGACGCGCTGTCGGGTGCGCTGCGCCAGGTGCTGACGCTCACCCAGTTGTCGCGGGCGGCGCTGGCCGAGCGGCTGCGCATGCCGCGCTCGCACGTCGAGGCCGTCGAGCACGTGATCATGGCGCAGGGCGCCGGTGCCCCGATCGGCCCCGTCGAGTTGTCCCGCCGGCTCGGGGTCACCAGCGCCGCCGGGACCCAGTCGGTCAACCGGCTCGTCACCGACGGCCACCTGACCCGCGCCCCCCACCCCGAGGACGGACGCCGCCAGGTCCTGGACGTGACCGACAGCGGCTTCCGGCACGTGATGGGAGAGCTCGCTCCCCTGCTCGGTCTCCTGGTCCACGCCGCCGACGACCTCGACGACCAGGAGCGGGCCGCCGCGCAGCGCTACCTGGAGCGCGTGGCGGCCGCCTACCGCCGCTACCTCGCAGCCGACACCGACACCGACGCCGACACCGGAGCGGCGCCGGGCGCGGGATAG